A part of Gossypium hirsutum isolate 1008001.06 chromosome A07, Gossypium_hirsutum_v2.1, whole genome shotgun sequence genomic DNA contains:
- the LOC107934010 gene encoding heterogeneous nuclear ribonucleoprotein 1 has translation MFENGKLFIGGISWDTNEGHLKEYFNTFGEVIEAVIMKDRTTGRARGFGFVVFADPIVAERVVKEKHSIDGRIVEAKKAVPRDDQNVMSRSTSSIHGSPGPGNARKIFVGGLASTVTESDFKKYFDQFGNITDVVVMYDQNTQRPRGFGFITYDSEEAVDKVLLKNFHELNGKMVEVKRAVPKELSPSPSHSPISGYNYDLNRVNNFLNGYTQGYSPSNVGGYGLRVDARFSPVTNGRNRVPPFGSGYAMGMNIEPKLNPSFGNSASLSSNMSYRRGLSPYYVGNTNRFCSPIGNDGSSGGNTSFFSSVTRTLWGNGGLDYNTNASSSSLYVGSGSGTIGENASGNGGINWGSSAISSQGEGNNVSRNSVEFGYGSGDNSFGLGTTGYGRNSGTNLTPTSAYAASSGGYDGAFADLYGSASVYRDATRGSSMSEQDGSGSFGYGLDSATSGVLRKSSPGYIGGYSVNRRQANSGIAT, from the exons atgtttgAGAATGGGAAGCTATTTATTGGTGGGATATCTTGGGACACCAATGAAGGGCATCTCAAGGAGTATTTCAATACTTTTGGTGAAGTGATAGAGGCAGTGATCATGAAGGATCGGACCACTGGGCGTGCTCGTGGTTTTGGTTTCGTTGTTTTTGCTGACCCCATAGTTGCTGAGAGAGTAGTCAAGGAGAAACACAGCATTGATGGCAGGATA GTTGAAGCAAAAAAGGCGGTTCCTAGGGATGACCAGAACGTTATGAGTAGAAGCACTAGTAGCATCCATGGTTCACCTGGTCCAGGCAACGCAAGAAAGATTTTCGTAGGAGGTTTAGCATCTACAGTTACGGAGAGTGATTTCAAGAAGTATTTTGATCAATTCGGGAATATCACAGATGTTGTAGTGATGTATGATCAAAACACACAAAGGCCTAGGGGTTTCGGGTTCATCACTTATGATTCAGAAGAGGCGGTGGACAAGGTGTTGCTAAAAAATTTCCATGAACTGAATGGTAAAATGGTCGAGGTTAAGCGAGCAGTTCCCAAAGAGTTATCGCCTAGTCCTAGTCATAGTCCCATTTCTGGATATAACTATGATCTGAATAGGGTCAACAACTTTCTTAATGGTTACACTCAGGGATATAGTCCAAGCAATGTCGGAGGCTATGGACTTAGGGTAGATGCGAGATTCAGTCCAGTTACTAATGGCCGAAACAGGGTTCCTCCTTTTGGTTCTGGTTATGCAATGGGCATGAACATTGAGCCTAAGTTAAACCCGAGTTTTGGCAATAGTGCAAGTCTTAGTAGTAATATGAGCTATAGACGAGGATTGAGCCCGTACTATGTTGGTAATACAAATAGATTTTGTAGTCCTATCGGGAATGATGGAAGTAGTGGAGGTAATACTTCCTTTTTCAGCTCAGTGACCAGGACCCTTTGGGGAAATGGGGGACTTGATTATAACACAAATGCTTCTAGTTCCAGTCTGTATGTTGGATCTGGAAGTGGTACTATTGGAGAAAATGCTTCTGGAAACGGTGGAATTAATTGGGGTTCTTCCGCAATTTCCAGTCAAGGTGAGGGGAATAATGTTTCTAGAAATAGTGTGGAATTTGGCTATGGAAGCGGCGATAACAGCTTTGGGTTGGGGACAACAGGGTATGGAAGAAACAGTGGGACCAATTTGACACCAACATCAGCATATGCTGCATCAAGTGGTGGTTATGATGGAGCCTTTGCGGATCTTTACGGCAGTGCTTCGGTTTACAGGGATGCCACTAGGGGATCATCAATGTCCGAGCAAGATGGTTCTGGTTCCTTTGGGTATGGACTTGATAGTGCCACTTCTGGTGTTCTGCGTAAAAGTTCTCCTGGTTATATCGGTGGTTATAGTGTTAATAGAAGACAAGCAAATAGTG GAATTGCTACCTAG
- the LOC107934003 gene encoding GBF-interacting protein 1-like isoform X2 produces the protein MSGGGFRVSSIPNSVRKTIQNIKEITGNHSEDEIYAMLKECSMDPNETAQRLLLQDPFREVKRKRDRKKEVLNNKESAESRWRPGSQGRGSRGGWGNFPRYASHEAGGSKSSGPGRDNGMNQVAEKGSGQSLSTLQESKTKESTLVASPVSAIANGPSGVVAETFSAPLRKAANQPQENSAVGSSEFGSAPSPVNTIGKSSIAFGSGDMSGEPAASSSDCSMSTAPAPASSSAICFSSSDPVLVPSTDSRLLNPLDTIKHESNRASTEPNAVIPTEIKLASEAAEINSSFLQGKMPNKSSGVVKNPPGESAHPSSTVTHGSSASRPSSNYSSHSQQIIGPQKVGSNKEWKPKPVICNVGLGSGAATASEVPTVSLEINAWSLPVSSVLDSEVATSKLQKKLEELHLPQRQHVIIPNHIHVPESERTKLSFGSFDASFGVALNYIGGQESDKSSTPLSEASQDADETAEEHGSSNQNALATAEEGDYADRPQSPAHAPENLSGDIASSIPESDENKQENTLLSGGTQHSAVTSPNYSFGVIPPMVASFGNAESQAREVSRLSSFVVPHPFDPATYYAQFYRSSVDNDGRVSPFASSGVAAKYNGNVSVLPPQTSQSQEGGNSLVLTTTSSSPVVTQAAGMMQSSLAVTQQPVPVYRSAAGVHLPHYPPNYIQYAPFYSPFYVPSPAIHQFINNGVFPQQPQAGTVYPSVPAAPTTGVKFSLPQFKPGSNTPSSIHIGMPSGYGPYGSSPAGYNPSSAVATGNSTTNEDLSGTQFKESNVYVTGQQSEGSAVWIAPPGRDISSLPASSFYNLAPQGQNVTFAPTQVVPGSFAGIYHPQAATAAAVHPLLQQAQTMAGAVNMGGSAAGVYRQPQHAQMNWPSNY, from the exons ATCCTTTTCGTGAAGTCAAAAGAAAGCGTGACAGGAAAAAGGAG GTTTTGAACAACAAAGAGTCTGCAGAGTCTCGGTGGAGACCTGGTTCACAGGGAAGGGGAAGTAGGGGTGGCTGGGGGAATTTTCCTCGTTATGCATCACATG AGGCTGGTGGTTCTAAGAGTTCTGGTCCTGGTAGAGACAATGGAATGAATCAAGTTGCAGAGAAAGGCAGTGGTCAGTCCTTGTCTACCTTGCAGGAGTCAAAAACAAAAGAATCTACCCTTGTTGCCAG CCCTGTATCTGCCATAGCCAATGGTCCTAGTGGTGTTGTGGCTGAAACCTTTTCTGCTCCTCTAAGAAAAGCTGCCAATCAACCTCAAGAAAATTCAGCTGTTGGTAGCAGTGAGTTCGGGAGTGCACCTTCTCCTGTTAACACAATAGGCAAATCCAGTATTGCATTTGGAAGTGGGGACATGAGTGGCGAGCCTGCAGCAAGCTCTAGTGACTGCTCCATGTCTACTGCCCCTGCCCCTGCATCTTCATCAGCAATCTGCTTCTCATCTTCAGACCCTGTACTAGTTCCATCCACTGATTCTCGGCTCCTCAACCCTTTGGACACAATCAAACATGAAAGCAACCGAGCTTCTACAGAACCAAATGCAGTTATTCCTACTGAAATCAAATTAGCTTCTG AAGCCGCTGAGATTAATAGCTCTTTCCTGCAAGGAAAGATGCCAAACAAATCCTCTGGAGTAGTGAAAAATCCGCCAGGTGAGTCTGCTCATCCTTCATCTACAGTGACCCATGGTTCCTCGGCAAGTCGGCCTTCATCCAATTATAGCAGCCACTCACAACAAATAATTGGTCCTCAGAAAG TGGGTTCTAACAAGGAGTGGAAACCAAAGCCAGTCATCTGTAATGTTGGGCTAGGTTCTGGAGCAGCTACTGCATCTGAAGTTCCTACTGTTTCACTTGAAATTAATGCTTGGTCGCTGCCTGTTTCAAGTGTTCTTGACTCAGAAGTAGCAACTTCAAAATTGCAGAAGAAGTTGGAGGAATTACATCTTCCACAACGTCAACATGTAATAATTCCCAACCATATCCATGTCCCGGAATCTGAAAGAACCAAGCTGAGTTTTGGAAGTTTTGATGCTAGTTTTGGAGTAGCATTGAACTATATTGGCGGTCAGGAGAGTGATAAGAGTTCTACACCTTTGTCTGAGGCTTCTCAAGATGCTGATGAAACTGCAGAGGAACACGGTTCAAG TAATCAAAATGCATTGGCAACTGCTGAGGAAGGAGATTATGCCGATCGTCCACAATCACCTGCTCATGCACCTGAAAATTTGTCTGGTGATATCGCTAGTTCTATTCCAGAGTCTGATGAAAACAAACAGGAGAATACATTGCTTTCTGGAGGCACCCAGCACTCTGCTGTAACATCTCCTAATTACAGTTTTGGAGTTATACCGCCTATGGTAGCTTCATTTGGAAATGCCGAATCTCAAGCACGTGAAGTTTCTCGCCTTTCAAGTTTTGTT GTTCCTCATCCATTTGACCCAGCAACTTATTATGCCCAATTCTACCGTTCAAGTGTTGATAATGATGGTCGCGTTTCTCCCTTTGCTTCTTCTGGAGTTGCTGCAAAGTACAATGGGAACGTTTCAGTTCTTCCTCCACAGACTTCTCAGTCTCAAGAG GGTGGAAACTCATTGGTACTGACCACAACAAGTTCATCTCCTGTAGTGACTCAAGCTGCTGGGATGATGCAAAGTTCTTTGGCTGTGACTCAGCAGCCAGTCCCTGTCTACCGCTCAGCAGCTGGGGTGCATTTACCACATTATCCTCCAAACTACATTCAATATGCCCCCTTTTACTCTCCTTTTTATGTTCCTTCTCCCGCGATCCACCAATTTATAAACAATGGGGTGTTTCCTCAACAACCTCAAGCTGGTACTGTTTATCCTTCTGTACCAGCGGCACCTACTACAGGAGTTAAATTTTCACTTCCTCAATTTAAACCTGGAAGTAATACACCAAGTTCTATTCATATTGGAATGCCAAGTGGTTATGGACCATATGGCTCCTCCCCAGCTGGTTATAATCCTAGTTCTGCTGTGGCAACTGGGAACTCAACCACAAATGAGGATCTTAGTGGTACTCAGTTCAAGGAAAGCAATGTCTACGTCACTGGGCAGCAG AGTGAAGGTTCAGCTGTATGGATTGCTCCCCCCGGGCGAGACATATCCAGCCTACCAGCAAGTTCATTCTATAACCTTGCCCCTCAAGGTCAGAATGTAACTTTTGCTCCAACACAGGTTGTGCCTGGCTCCTTTGCTGGTATATATCATCCACAAGCAGCAACAGCAGCAGCCGTTCATCCTCTTCTACAACAAGCTCAAACTATGGCCGGAGCTGTTAACATGGGGGGATCTGCCGCTGGTGTTTATCGGCAGCCTCAACATGCCCAGATGAACTGGCCCAGTaactattga
- the LOC107934003 gene encoding GBF-interacting protein 1-like isoform X1, with amino-acid sequence MSGGGFRVSSIPNSVRKTIQNIKEITGNHSEDEIYAMLKECSMDPNETAQRLLLQDPFREVKRKRDRKKEVLNNKESAESRWRPGSQGRGSRGGWGNFPRYASHEAGGSKSSGPGRDNGMNQVAEKGSGQSLSTLQESKTKESTLVASPVSAIANGPSGVVAETFSAPLRKAANQPQENSAVGSSEFGSAPSPVNTIGKSSIAFGSGDMSGEPAASSSDCSMSTAPAPASSSAICFSSSDPVLVPSTDSRLLNPLDTIKHESNRASTEPNAVIPTEIKLASEAAEINSSFLQGKMPNKSSGVVKNPPGESAHPSSTVTHGSSASRPSSNYSSHSQQIIGPQKVEGLLKICDQVLIFSMSPTVGSNKEWKPKPVICNVGLGSGAATASEVPTVSLEINAWSLPVSSVLDSEVATSKLQKKLEELHLPQRQHVIIPNHIHVPESERTKLSFGSFDASFGVALNYIGGQESDKSSTPLSEASQDADETAEEHGSSNQNALATAEEGDYADRPQSPAHAPENLSGDIASSIPESDENKQENTLLSGGTQHSAVTSPNYSFGVIPPMVASFGNAESQAREVSRLSSFVVPHPFDPATYYAQFYRSSVDNDGRVSPFASSGVAAKYNGNVSVLPPQTSQSQEGGNSLVLTTTSSSPVVTQAAGMMQSSLAVTQQPVPVYRSAAGVHLPHYPPNYIQYAPFYSPFYVPSPAIHQFINNGVFPQQPQAGTVYPSVPAAPTTGVKFSLPQFKPGSNTPSSIHIGMPSGYGPYGSSPAGYNPSSAVATGNSTTNEDLSGTQFKESNVYVTGQQSEGSAVWIAPPGRDISSLPASSFYNLAPQGQNVTFAPTQVVPGSFAGIYHPQAATAAAVHPLLQQAQTMAGAVNMGGSAAGVYRQPQHAQMNWPSNY; translated from the exons ATCCTTTTCGTGAAGTCAAAAGAAAGCGTGACAGGAAAAAGGAG GTTTTGAACAACAAAGAGTCTGCAGAGTCTCGGTGGAGACCTGGTTCACAGGGAAGGGGAAGTAGGGGTGGCTGGGGGAATTTTCCTCGTTATGCATCACATG AGGCTGGTGGTTCTAAGAGTTCTGGTCCTGGTAGAGACAATGGAATGAATCAAGTTGCAGAGAAAGGCAGTGGTCAGTCCTTGTCTACCTTGCAGGAGTCAAAAACAAAAGAATCTACCCTTGTTGCCAG CCCTGTATCTGCCATAGCCAATGGTCCTAGTGGTGTTGTGGCTGAAACCTTTTCTGCTCCTCTAAGAAAAGCTGCCAATCAACCTCAAGAAAATTCAGCTGTTGGTAGCAGTGAGTTCGGGAGTGCACCTTCTCCTGTTAACACAATAGGCAAATCCAGTATTGCATTTGGAAGTGGGGACATGAGTGGCGAGCCTGCAGCAAGCTCTAGTGACTGCTCCATGTCTACTGCCCCTGCCCCTGCATCTTCATCAGCAATCTGCTTCTCATCTTCAGACCCTGTACTAGTTCCATCCACTGATTCTCGGCTCCTCAACCCTTTGGACACAATCAAACATGAAAGCAACCGAGCTTCTACAGAACCAAATGCAGTTATTCCTACTGAAATCAAATTAGCTTCTG AAGCCGCTGAGATTAATAGCTCTTTCCTGCAAGGAAAGATGCCAAACAAATCCTCTGGAGTAGTGAAAAATCCGCCAGGTGAGTCTGCTCATCCTTCATCTACAGTGACCCATGGTTCCTCGGCAAGTCGGCCTTCATCCAATTATAGCAGCCACTCACAACAAATAATTGGTCCTCAGAAAG TTGAAGGGTTGCTAAAGATATGTGATCAAGTATTAATTTTCAGTATGTCACCAACAGTGGGTTCTAACAAGGAGTGGAAACCAAAGCCAGTCATCTGTAATGTTGGGCTAGGTTCTGGAGCAGCTACTGCATCTGAAGTTCCTACTGTTTCACTTGAAATTAATGCTTGGTCGCTGCCTGTTTCAAGTGTTCTTGACTCAGAAGTAGCAACTTCAAAATTGCAGAAGAAGTTGGAGGAATTACATCTTCCACAACGTCAACATGTAATAATTCCCAACCATATCCATGTCCCGGAATCTGAAAGAACCAAGCTGAGTTTTGGAAGTTTTGATGCTAGTTTTGGAGTAGCATTGAACTATATTGGCGGTCAGGAGAGTGATAAGAGTTCTACACCTTTGTCTGAGGCTTCTCAAGATGCTGATGAAACTGCAGAGGAACACGGTTCAAG TAATCAAAATGCATTGGCAACTGCTGAGGAAGGAGATTATGCCGATCGTCCACAATCACCTGCTCATGCACCTGAAAATTTGTCTGGTGATATCGCTAGTTCTATTCCAGAGTCTGATGAAAACAAACAGGAGAATACATTGCTTTCTGGAGGCACCCAGCACTCTGCTGTAACATCTCCTAATTACAGTTTTGGAGTTATACCGCCTATGGTAGCTTCATTTGGAAATGCCGAATCTCAAGCACGTGAAGTTTCTCGCCTTTCAAGTTTTGTT GTTCCTCATCCATTTGACCCAGCAACTTATTATGCCCAATTCTACCGTTCAAGTGTTGATAATGATGGTCGCGTTTCTCCCTTTGCTTCTTCTGGAGTTGCTGCAAAGTACAATGGGAACGTTTCAGTTCTTCCTCCACAGACTTCTCAGTCTCAAGAG GGTGGAAACTCATTGGTACTGACCACAACAAGTTCATCTCCTGTAGTGACTCAAGCTGCTGGGATGATGCAAAGTTCTTTGGCTGTGACTCAGCAGCCAGTCCCTGTCTACCGCTCAGCAGCTGGGGTGCATTTACCACATTATCCTCCAAACTACATTCAATATGCCCCCTTTTACTCTCCTTTTTATGTTCCTTCTCCCGCGATCCACCAATTTATAAACAATGGGGTGTTTCCTCAACAACCTCAAGCTGGTACTGTTTATCCTTCTGTACCAGCGGCACCTACTACAGGAGTTAAATTTTCACTTCCTCAATTTAAACCTGGAAGTAATACACCAAGTTCTATTCATATTGGAATGCCAAGTGGTTATGGACCATATGGCTCCTCCCCAGCTGGTTATAATCCTAGTTCTGCTGTGGCAACTGGGAACTCAACCACAAATGAGGATCTTAGTGGTACTCAGTTCAAGGAAAGCAATGTCTACGTCACTGGGCAGCAG AGTGAAGGTTCAGCTGTATGGATTGCTCCCCCCGGGCGAGACATATCCAGCCTACCAGCAAGTTCATTCTATAACCTTGCCCCTCAAGGTCAGAATGTAACTTTTGCTCCAACACAGGTTGTGCCTGGCTCCTTTGCTGGTATATATCATCCACAAGCAGCAACAGCAGCAGCCGTTCATCCTCTTCTACAACAAGCTCAAACTATGGCCGGAGCTGTTAACATGGGGGGATCTGCCGCTGGTGTTTATCGGCAGCCTCAACATGCCCAGATGAACTGGCCCAGTaactattga
- the LOC107934003 gene encoding GBF-interacting protein 1-like isoform X3 has product MDPFREVKRKRDRKKEVLNNKESAESRWRPGSQGRGSRGGWGNFPRYASHEAGGSKSSGPGRDNGMNQVAEKGSGQSLSTLQESKTKESTLVASPVSAIANGPSGVVAETFSAPLRKAANQPQENSAVGSSEFGSAPSPVNTIGKSSIAFGSGDMSGEPAASSSDCSMSTAPAPASSSAICFSSSDPVLVPSTDSRLLNPLDTIKHESNRASTEPNAVIPTEIKLASEAAEINSSFLQGKMPNKSSGVVKNPPGESAHPSSTVTHGSSASRPSSNYSSHSQQIIGPQKVEGLLKICDQVLIFSMSPTVGSNKEWKPKPVICNVGLGSGAATASEVPTVSLEINAWSLPVSSVLDSEVATSKLQKKLEELHLPQRQHVIIPNHIHVPESERTKLSFGSFDASFGVALNYIGGQESDKSSTPLSEASQDADETAEEHGSSNQNALATAEEGDYADRPQSPAHAPENLSGDIASSIPESDENKQENTLLSGGTQHSAVTSPNYSFGVIPPMVASFGNAESQAREVSRLSSFVVPHPFDPATYYAQFYRSSVDNDGRVSPFASSGVAAKYNGNVSVLPPQTSQSQEGGNSLVLTTTSSSPVVTQAAGMMQSSLAVTQQPVPVYRSAAGVHLPHYPPNYIQYAPFYSPFYVPSPAIHQFINNGVFPQQPQAGTVYPSVPAAPTTGVKFSLPQFKPGSNTPSSIHIGMPSGYGPYGSSPAGYNPSSAVATGNSTTNEDLSGTQFKESNVYVTGQQSEGSAVWIAPPGRDISSLPASSFYNLAPQGQNVTFAPTQVVPGSFAGIYHPQAATAAAVHPLLQQAQTMAGAVNMGGSAAGVYRQPQHAQMNWPSNY; this is encoded by the exons ATGG ATCCTTTTCGTGAAGTCAAAAGAAAGCGTGACAGGAAAAAGGAG GTTTTGAACAACAAAGAGTCTGCAGAGTCTCGGTGGAGACCTGGTTCACAGGGAAGGGGAAGTAGGGGTGGCTGGGGGAATTTTCCTCGTTATGCATCACATG AGGCTGGTGGTTCTAAGAGTTCTGGTCCTGGTAGAGACAATGGAATGAATCAAGTTGCAGAGAAAGGCAGTGGTCAGTCCTTGTCTACCTTGCAGGAGTCAAAAACAAAAGAATCTACCCTTGTTGCCAG CCCTGTATCTGCCATAGCCAATGGTCCTAGTGGTGTTGTGGCTGAAACCTTTTCTGCTCCTCTAAGAAAAGCTGCCAATCAACCTCAAGAAAATTCAGCTGTTGGTAGCAGTGAGTTCGGGAGTGCACCTTCTCCTGTTAACACAATAGGCAAATCCAGTATTGCATTTGGAAGTGGGGACATGAGTGGCGAGCCTGCAGCAAGCTCTAGTGACTGCTCCATGTCTACTGCCCCTGCCCCTGCATCTTCATCAGCAATCTGCTTCTCATCTTCAGACCCTGTACTAGTTCCATCCACTGATTCTCGGCTCCTCAACCCTTTGGACACAATCAAACATGAAAGCAACCGAGCTTCTACAGAACCAAATGCAGTTATTCCTACTGAAATCAAATTAGCTTCTG AAGCCGCTGAGATTAATAGCTCTTTCCTGCAAGGAAAGATGCCAAACAAATCCTCTGGAGTAGTGAAAAATCCGCCAGGTGAGTCTGCTCATCCTTCATCTACAGTGACCCATGGTTCCTCGGCAAGTCGGCCTTCATCCAATTATAGCAGCCACTCACAACAAATAATTGGTCCTCAGAAAG TTGAAGGGTTGCTAAAGATATGTGATCAAGTATTAATTTTCAGTATGTCACCAACAGTGGGTTCTAACAAGGAGTGGAAACCAAAGCCAGTCATCTGTAATGTTGGGCTAGGTTCTGGAGCAGCTACTGCATCTGAAGTTCCTACTGTTTCACTTGAAATTAATGCTTGGTCGCTGCCTGTTTCAAGTGTTCTTGACTCAGAAGTAGCAACTTCAAAATTGCAGAAGAAGTTGGAGGAATTACATCTTCCACAACGTCAACATGTAATAATTCCCAACCATATCCATGTCCCGGAATCTGAAAGAACCAAGCTGAGTTTTGGAAGTTTTGATGCTAGTTTTGGAGTAGCATTGAACTATATTGGCGGTCAGGAGAGTGATAAGAGTTCTACACCTTTGTCTGAGGCTTCTCAAGATGCTGATGAAACTGCAGAGGAACACGGTTCAAG TAATCAAAATGCATTGGCAACTGCTGAGGAAGGAGATTATGCCGATCGTCCACAATCACCTGCTCATGCACCTGAAAATTTGTCTGGTGATATCGCTAGTTCTATTCCAGAGTCTGATGAAAACAAACAGGAGAATACATTGCTTTCTGGAGGCACCCAGCACTCTGCTGTAACATCTCCTAATTACAGTTTTGGAGTTATACCGCCTATGGTAGCTTCATTTGGAAATGCCGAATCTCAAGCACGTGAAGTTTCTCGCCTTTCAAGTTTTGTT GTTCCTCATCCATTTGACCCAGCAACTTATTATGCCCAATTCTACCGTTCAAGTGTTGATAATGATGGTCGCGTTTCTCCCTTTGCTTCTTCTGGAGTTGCTGCAAAGTACAATGGGAACGTTTCAGTTCTTCCTCCACAGACTTCTCAGTCTCAAGAG GGTGGAAACTCATTGGTACTGACCACAACAAGTTCATCTCCTGTAGTGACTCAAGCTGCTGGGATGATGCAAAGTTCTTTGGCTGTGACTCAGCAGCCAGTCCCTGTCTACCGCTCAGCAGCTGGGGTGCATTTACCACATTATCCTCCAAACTACATTCAATATGCCCCCTTTTACTCTCCTTTTTATGTTCCTTCTCCCGCGATCCACCAATTTATAAACAATGGGGTGTTTCCTCAACAACCTCAAGCTGGTACTGTTTATCCTTCTGTACCAGCGGCACCTACTACAGGAGTTAAATTTTCACTTCCTCAATTTAAACCTGGAAGTAATACACCAAGTTCTATTCATATTGGAATGCCAAGTGGTTATGGACCATATGGCTCCTCCCCAGCTGGTTATAATCCTAGTTCTGCTGTGGCAACTGGGAACTCAACCACAAATGAGGATCTTAGTGGTACTCAGTTCAAGGAAAGCAATGTCTACGTCACTGGGCAGCAG AGTGAAGGTTCAGCTGTATGGATTGCTCCCCCCGGGCGAGACATATCCAGCCTACCAGCAAGTTCATTCTATAACCTTGCCCCTCAAGGTCAGAATGTAACTTTTGCTCCAACACAGGTTGTGCCTGGCTCCTTTGCTGGTATATATCATCCACAAGCAGCAACAGCAGCAGCCGTTCATCCTCTTCTACAACAAGCTCAAACTATGGCCGGAGCTGTTAACATGGGGGGATCTGCCGCTGGTGTTTATCGGCAGCCTCAACATGCCCAGATGAACTGGCCCAGTaactattga